The genomic interval GATCCCATAGGGATAGCTGGGCTCAATGGACCCGTCTACATAACCGTGTCCAGCGGGCCCCGTAGGCGCCGCCACCACACCCATGCGAAAAGGCAATGAGTCCTCTTGCATGTCCGCATTCAGCCACTCGAAATGCATGCCTACAGAACCGCCAGGCCACCAGATCCCCGGGTTCGGCGGGATCGTGGAATGCCACTGCCCGATGAAGCCAAAGGCCTCCTTAGCTTCCAGGCTGTTGATGGCGGACTCGGAGAAGTCCTCGGCAATAATGCTACCCCCAAAGGAATACAAGATATTCTGCCACAGGGGATACCACTGGCGGTCCAAGCGCAAGCTACCTAAATCTCCTACCCGCAGCACACGTCCTTGGGCATCAATTTCCGTCATCTTTTGGCTCATGTTCAACATTTCATCCCAAGTCCAGTTGACATCGGGTACAGAAAAGGCCATGGAATCCAGCATATCCAGATTCAACCAGCACACCAATGCATTCTGAAACCAGTTGGGTTGGGAAATGCTATAGAGCTTGCCCTGGTAACGGTCCTTCTTAAAACTATCTGGAGGCAGCTCAGCGGGGTCATAATACGGCGACTCCAACAGGAAAGGTTCTAGTTCAATGAAACCGTCACTCCCCATGAACTCAAACCATAAAGTTCCTGGGATCCGCACCACATCGGGCAGGGTACCTGTAGCGGCCTGCAACATGATCCTTGAAATATAGGTTTCATATTCGACGATTTCAATCTGGATCTCGATTTCCTCATCGCCGTATACCTCATAGAAGGCCTCCACCAATGCCTCGTAGAGTCGGAGTACCGGTTCCCCACCATGCTGCGCCACCCGGACCACGGTCTTGCCCAGGGCTACTTGTGACAACAACAGTAATCCAATGAACAGAAAACATACAAACAAGCTCTTACGCATAAGGTGGCCTCCTGTCTAGCTTTAGTCTTCGTATGAGAAATTGATGATCAATTCCTCGCCGTCCAACCCCATGATCCTCACCTTTGCCTCCTCCCGACTGCCCTGGACAAAGGGACTATCGTAGGTTAACTCCGGATCCAGATCAACAGTCTCGCCATTGATCTTGGGGATGGTGGTTTGACTCAGATCCCACTCAATTACACTACCGGTCTCCAAATCTGTATATGTGAGCACACCGGTGTTGATACTATAGCCCTTTTGCAGTACCGCATTGCAGAAGTCCTCAAAGGTGGGCAGCTTTTCATTCTTTCGCACCACTTGGATAATCACCGGAGAAGCACCATTGGTCACCACGTAATAGCCATCTGCAAACTTGGGCTGCAAAGTACCCACCGCTGCAGTGACAGCCATGTAACTGTTGCCCAACTCCGCAAACATCCACCCTTGCTTGTTCACCGATTTCACACCGGGGGTGACAAAGATGCGCAAGTGGCTAGCATGGTGGGCTTCCTTGCCCAGCTGTGCGATGATGGTTCCACCGGCATGGATCCCCCGCATGTCGTAATAGGTGTTATCTCGGTGGCCGGCATAACAAGCCTCCACGAAGACCCGCTGGCCAGTAGCGAAAATGGCACCGAACCACCGGTTCTGCTCCGTAATCCGGGTGTAGTGCCTGTTGGGATCTTGCACCAGGGCTCCGAGGACAAAGTCCGGGGTACAATAGGTTGTGCGCACAAACTGACTGGGGATAGACAGAATATAAGTCCCCGCCGCATCATCATTGATCCCTTCACCGGGGATCCGCCGAACCACGTTGTACACACCCCGTTGCTCCCAACTTCGCGCCAAGTTCTCTACCACTGGGTGCATGCGGTAGCTCGTGGTGGCCGGATGCAACTGCAGGTACTGGGTGGTGGTAGTGCCAATCCCCGTCAAGAAATAGAAAAAGGCCCGGGTATTGTCCCCCGTGGGATTCTCGGAGTTGACCACCTTATAGGACCGGACCTTCGCCCCACCCCGCACACCATCGATTTGTTCAATGGCATACAAAGCCCAGTACAGATCCAGAAAATCCTGCGCGGCTTTACGTATCAGGGAATCACCAAAGTCATACAAGTTAAGCATTGGTTCCAAATAGATCTGCCCATAGCAGGGGCTGGCCACCTCCGCCAGCAACCCTTCCCGGGCCCGGAAGGCTACATAGGCAAAGAACCACTCTCGCCACGCCCGATAGTGGTCCGCAGCCTTCCCCCCATGTTCATAGGCTCTCTCGGCATACTCCTCATCTTGGGCCAGCCACATAGAGGCCAAGAGATTAAAGCCTTTCCGCATGAAGTCGTGGTTCTCACTGCCATAAACAACGTGCAGTTCAGTGCTGTCTTCGATCTTGGAAACCGCTGAGACACGGCGCCAAAAGATCTCCAACAGCTTCGCTGCAGTAGCTTCGTTAAGCCCCTGTTTTCCTGCTTCCAGTTGCCTCAAGTGCAGCCCGTAAAGACGTACCAAAAGCCCCAGGGCCCAATAAGAATCATGATCCGCCTGAATCTTTTCCGACGGCTCCTCGGGCCAGTTCTCGTAAATCCAGCTTACCAGTTCATCCACTTCCCCCAGACGGAGTCGGTAGATGAAGTTCTGGGGCTCCAGGACATACAAGGCGAAATCGGCCAGGGCCATGGATGCCCGGGTGCGGAAAGGCATCTGCTCAGTAATCTCCGCAACCCGGTCCCGCCAACTGTCGATAAAGAGTTTTCCCCGCATTGTCACCAAGTCACTGGCCGCCTCCGCCGCTATGGTCGTGGTGGATAGGATCAACAGGACCACGACAACTAATACCGCATATAACAACCTGCTTCCCCCCATCGTTATGCCACCTACTTTGCTTGGATTGGGCCTACTCCACCTTCACCAGACTCAAATCATCAATCCAGACTTTGCCCTTTCCGTCCACCTGTACGGCAAACCGAATCTTTTCGGTCCCCTCCGGCGCATACACAGTGGCTTCAATCAATTGCCAATCACTGGTCCCTGCCACGTATCCGGAAAAGGCCCGGGCATACATTTCGTTCCCCAGCGCATTTTTGCAATCCAGGACGAAATGAACTCCTTGCCCGCCCCACAGTCCTTCGGTCTTCACCCAGGCGGTGGCTTTAAAGGTTACCCCGACGCAAGGCCCTTGATATTCCTGTACGATGTTGTTATTCCACCACTTGCCGGAAAAGTCGTCGGGAACGCTGATTAACGCCGAGGCGGACCCCCAATGACTCACCGTCTCATCATAGGTTACCATCGCCGGTGTATCAGAACCCCAATTCATCGGCCGACCGGCATTGCCTTTCACTTCCAAACTGGGATTACGGAATAGGTTTTGCCGTGGAATGCGCACAACCACTTCCGGCTCCAGGACAATCTCCGCACTATAGGTCTCTAGGGGCACTGTCAACTGATACTTACCCTCCTGAAAACCCGCAATTTCCACTGTGCCATCGTCCCCGGTGATGCCCACCCATTCAGTAGTCCCATCGTTTAAGACCACCACGGTCCAGGCGATAGGCTTGCCTTCGTCATCCAGCAACGTTAAGGATTGGGCTGCTTGGGCTGCGATCACAATGTTTAATAAAAGTACCAATATTCCCACGATAGCAAATATTTTTCTCATTAGCATGCTCCCTCCCGGATAGATTCTTCCCGATGACTGTCTAGGTATCTATCTTTTCTTACAAAGACCCTCCCGCCAGTGCGTCACCTCCCCGGAACCATCTCTCGACGTGGCTGGATTAACCCAAACCATTTAGAACCAAGCCCGACCAAGCAGACCCGAGTCATCTCCTGCGCACCCGAAAGACCATACACTTACAGAACCTACACCGCCAACTACATCTCCCAAATCTGCTCCCCTAGGCTACACCGCTAAAGAACAAGATATATATATAATTATGTACTCTCCATACCGGTCGGTTATATTTCCATACTTCGACGCTCGTTACCCAATTCCTTCTGTAACTATCCATACCGCGGTTTTTTTGACAACCTTGTGCGACAGACTTCTCGAGCTTCAGAACCGCGGTCACAATATACATTCAGGTCGCTCCTCCCCTTGGGTCAGGAGGTTCTTTCTTAGCAGTACATCCTGGGCCTGTTTAATGCGCTCACAGACGGTCCTGACCTCTTCCTTGCCCGACCAGGCGCGCCAGGATTCGTTAATAGCTAACAGCCACGGTTCAATGGTCCGACCTTCCCAGGCCAGCCGCGCAAAGGGCAGCTCCTCTAAGAAGAGACGGTGCTCCGAAGACAACTGCTTTATCACCGCCCGACTGGGTGGCAATCCATAACCGACCTCCGCCAATAAACCCTGTACTTCCCGCCCAGCCACGAACCTGATAAATTCCCAGGCCAGTTCCGGCCAAGGGCAGTGCCGGCTGATGGCCATATACTCTCCGGCTAAGCACGTGGCACGCACTTTGCCCTGGGGCAAGGGTACCACTCCCCATTGAAAACCAAGGTTGCGATACTCCACAATACTAAAGGCACCGTTGGCCACAAAGGCCGATTTACCCTGTAAGAACAGCTCGTTGTTTGCGGAAAAACGGGTCATGTCCTTGGGCAATGATCCAATATGGTATCTATGGACCAGATCAGCATAAAATCCCATTGCCTCAACTACTTCATCGGCGTCCATGTTTGAAGTGTAGGGATCCTTGAGCATCGCGCCAGCGTTTTGGAAGACAAAAGCCATCCACCTTTTCGGATTCACAGTCCAAGCAAATCCCCTGTACCCTTCCTTCAAATCGGTGGCCAAAGCCGCCAGCACCACGAAATCCTCCCATTTCCAATCGGGTTCAGGCAAAGGAATGTTATGCTCTTTAAGTAACGAAGCGTTATAAAACATCATCACCGGTGAGAAAGCCCGTGGAAAGGCCCACAGTGTACTCTCCATCATGACCGGTTCCATAGCTTCCGGGTAGTATTCGTCCAGATCCAACTGTTTCATCCACGGGGCCAAACTGATGATCTGACCAGTATTGATGTAGTGCCGAATATGGGCATCGTCGGTGACCACGATATCGGGGCTAGCTTCTGTGGTCAAAACCACCGAGATGGCGGGATACTTAGCTTCAAAGGCCGGGATAATTCTCCTCGCAAACAGTTCCACAATCTTCCCACCGGAATTGAACTGGGCCAGTTTCAAGGTCACCTGTTTTCCGGAATCCGAGTCCCTTTGGGCAACAAAGGTACCGCGCCCAGGGATTCTTTCCAAGATCCCCATTTCCGCCACGACGGCGATTCCACGGCGGATGGTGTCCCTGCTAACATCAAACCGGTCGGCTAATTCCCGTTCCGAAGGCAGTTGTTCACCAGGGGACAACCTACCAGACAAGATCTCCTCCCGAATCAGATACGCCACTTTCTCGTAGGCTTTGCGCGTTGCCAATTATATCACCACTCTCAACATTCCCATACCGGACTGCCCTATCTAACTTATTCGTCAAAGAACACCGGTTTCCTCCTAGGTATTGCATACCACACAAAAAAACCCCACAAGAGCCAATGGATGCTGGCTCTGCGGGGCTGTCCCACTATCAGAAGGGTTCAGTTTCCTAGGCATCTACGTAAGCCTTGGCCATCACTTCGACCAGTACACCCTTGGGTAAGGCAGAAACCTCCACCACTGCCCGGGCTGGTTTTACCCCTTCACCTAACCATTGCCCGTAGGTTCTGTTAAACGCGTCAAAACTGGCCATATCGGTGAGGAAAACCGTAACCTCCAGCAGGTTCTCCACCCGGCTACCGGCTTCCTCCAGGATCGCCTTCAGGTTAGCCAAGACTTGGTGGGTTTGCTCTTCGATGGTTGTCCCCACAATTTGACCATTGACATCCAAGGGAATTTGGCCCGAGACAAACAAAAGATTACCCCACTGCACCGCTTGGGAATATGGGCCGATGGCCTTAGGGGCATGCTCAGTTTTGATCTCCTTTTTCACCCGTGAACACCTCCACCACTCTAGTTCTCTATCTTTCCCCCAACTCCTGCCAACTGCTCCACAATCCTGGTGAAGCTAAATCCGCCGCGCGGGCACCTTAGGATGGAGTGTCACAGGCAATCAATGTCCGGAGAAGGCAAATAGCTCCGAGGGAACAGGCCAACCGCCTATCCCCTGGAGCTTAAGAACAAATTTTCAACAGTTCATATAACGCCGGTAGATTTGGTGGGCTTCCTTCGGGGAACTAACCACCTGCTGCACCGCTAGACCATTGGTTGGCAATTGACTAAAAATCCAATCCAGATCCTCTGCAGTCATCTTCCCCCAGATAAGTAGCGGACGACTTCCTAGGATGCTCCGGTGAACCTCCGCCAACTCCCTAGCCGAAGGCCCTCCTGCATCGATATGCATCTCCAAAGCCAACACTCCCATGTCAAGATAGTGTTCGGTAGGAATATATCCGATGGAGTGTTGATGCACGATGCACCCAGGGAGGGACTCGACGATCTTCTGATCCCAGGGCAATATGAAGTCCTCATAGAGCCCGGGAGACATCAGGGCAGTGGCATCCTCCTGGTGCCACACCGTACCTGCCGGTGCCCACATGTTGTAATAGAAGGAACCCACGCCTCCATGGAAAAGAGGGATTAGTTCAAGCTGAAACTGGGCATAGGCAATCCAGAAGTCAGTGAGTCTCTTGCAGACTTCCCGCACCTCATCCCCTTTTTCCAGCATAACGAACAGGAATTCTTCACTGCCATACAGGGCCATGAGCAAATCGGCAATCCCACGCATCCTTGTGGTCCCAATCGGCCAACGACCACCACTGCCTTCGGCCAGTTTCTCCAGAAACTCCCGGGTCTTGACCACCCAGGGATTCTCCGTACTAAAGGAGGGAATTGAGCCCGGCCCTACAAAACTAGCTGGCTTACGGCTACTGATAGATCCCGTGGTATGGTCCGCAATGATGGGACAGCCCAAAGCCGCTTCCAGCCAGGGAATGCCCCAAAAGGCACTACCACTCCAGATGAAGTCTCCTCCACAGGCTTCATGCCGTTCAAAAAGTTGTTGACTATCCCGTACGTATTCATCCACGGGAAAGTCCTCGGGGACAAGGGCCCGATTCACGGGCAACCCCTGCGACGCTGGATAGCGGTGCAAAGGATATTCGCTGCCCAAGAAGAAACCTAATAGTGGACGGGAAAGCTCCATCTTGTAGTACTGCTTGAAGAGCTGAACCCGCTCTTCAATTGTCGGAAACAAACTCGCCTTCATCACGAAAGCCTTTCTAAACAAACCAGCTTCATCTGCCAATACTTTGCCCAAACTTCGGTCACATTTTTACCCTCAAGGACCACGGTGTCACCGTTCATCTGGGCTGAATACTGCTCTTTCATCGCCGTCAGAAAATCCCCTGGGTAAAGATCTACTTCCATACGAACGGGTCCCGGGACAACAAAGGGTTTCGGTAGTTCCGCTGCCAAACCTAGTTCTCTGACCTTTTCCTCAATAGCCTTCCGGACCCATTGGGAAGAATAGCACAGGGCACCGCTCTCCCCTAGGGCTTCCTTTACCGAGACAGTAAAGACACCGGGCAATAGCTCCTCTGCCTCCTCCGCCCCAGCACTGTCAGCGATCACCAACACTGTGGGAACCCCCACGTCTCCGGCGATGGCCGCTTCCACGCCGATCTCACCCACCGACAACCCATTTAACCGGATATCCTTAATATCCGATTCGTATGTATGGGGCAGCAAGGCGCCTTCTGTACCCTCTTTCGCATGGAAACCCAACAGAATCAGTCCGGTGAAAGACGAATCAAGACCGCCAGGCCAATCGGGACGGTAGGGTGGTTTGCCACAGATGGCCCGTACATTGCTCGGCAGGACACTGATATCAATATTCCTGCCGTAGAAGTGCTCATCATAGATCACAATCTCCTTGGCACCGATACTGTTTAGACTGTCTACCAGCGCAACCAAGTCGTCCATGAACATTTTCTGTCCAAAGGCATATTCGCTTCCCGCCGGATCACTCTGCTGGTAGCTAACCACACCGCTGGCGCCTTCGATATCACATCTAATCATGAATTTACGCATTGATTACCCCTCCTTAGTTACCTTCATTCTTCATTGACCTGCACTATGCTGGCGACAATCTATGTTGAATGCCAGCAAAAATCTCTCTTAATCGATTAAAAAAGCCGGCAAGAACATGGTACCAAGCTCACATGGTCTGAGCACACTCCAACGCCGATTGCTCTACCCCTTTTGTCGATACCTGTTCATACAAGCCGTCGAACAAGATTCCCGCACAAACAACTTAGCAGGGACCACAACCTTCTCCTGGACCTGCTCGCTAGTCGCTCGTATAATCAGCCTTGCCGCCTCCTTGGCCACCTCCGCCGCCGACTGCTTTACACTGGAAATGGCGGGGACCACAATCTCATTCCATTCGCTTTCGTCGAACATAAAGAAACCCACATCATCGGGAAAACGAATCTCCGCCTGTCTAAATACCCGTAAAGATCGGATCGAAGCTTGATAGTTTAAAGGAAACACGGCGGTTTTGGGACCTTCCTTGCACAAGGCGACCAACTCGGCCTCGGACTGTTTGGCAAAACTGAAGAGCTTTGGTTCCACCTTACCATACCGGGCAGCAGCCGACTTAAATCCCTGCAATCGTTCACGGATCGTCGAGCCCAGATCATCTTCCACCACCGCCACGATCCGCACATAACCGTCTTCCACCAAGTGATCCACCACTTGACCGGCAACTGCCGCGTTGTTTGTCAGTACATGGGAATAATCGGTGCCGGAGATCACCCGGTCAATAAACACCACCGGAATATTCAAACGTGTTAAGGGCTCTAAGGCATCGGGACTATCGACAGCTGGTGCCATCACCACACCATCTACCCTTCTGCCCGCAAGGGACTCCAGCAACTTGCGCTCATGGGTTGGGTTCGACATCGTGTTGCAGACAAATAGGGAGTATCCTTCCTTGGCCACGGTTTTTTCCAAGTCAACGGCAATGGCACCAAAGAAGTGGTTCATCACGTTGGGAACCACCAGCCCGATGGTCTGGGTATTCTTCACCCGTAAGCTCCGGGCCACGACATTAGGTCTATAATTCAACTCCTTAATAGCTGCTTCCACCCGTTTTCTGGTTTCCGGACTTACAGGACATGTATTATTGATAACGTGAGACACCGTAGCATCGGAGACTCCGGCGAGCTTCGCTACATCACGGATACGCGGTTGCACGACTCCTCCCCCATTTAACCGATTAACTGATTTAATACTACCTTAACGTTTCTATGATGTCAAATATAGCTAACGGCTTCTTGCACAATGTCGCCAAGGCAAGACAAAACTGGGAAACCAATTGTCATTCCACCGAATTCAAAGTCTTTTGCGAGCAATCTCAGACCGACTCTCTGCCGAACACCAAGTTCAGGACGTGAAAGCTAGTACTTTTCCAGATCTTACAGGGGTGTCCCACCGCGGCAGGAGTAGACATCGTCGTTAGCCTGGACAATGACCAACTCGTCTCCCAGCGCAATATCGCCCTGGGGTATACCCCCAAGTCATGGGCATCATGTCCAGATCCTCACTGGAATGGTAGTTCACCATGAGCACGTGCCCACCTGACACAAGAGACAATACAGCACCGTTCTCTCTATTTCCTAAAATATACCAGGGACATCTTGTCTGTCAATGGCCCAGCAGGCTTTCCTTTCATATCCTGCGCAGAAAATCAGCTTTATCCAGCCTCTCCACCTCTC from Bacillota bacterium carries:
- a CDS encoding extracellular solute-binding protein; this encodes MRKSLFVCFLFIGLLLLSQVALGKTVVRVAQHGGEPVLRLYEALVEAFYEVYGDEEIEIQIEIVEYETYISRIMLQAATGTLPDVVRIPGTLWFEFMGSDGFIELEPFLLESPYYDPAELPPDSFKKDRYQGKLYSISQPNWFQNALVCWLNLDMLDSMAFSVPDVNWTWDEMLNMSQKMTEIDAQGRVLRVGDLGSLRLDRQWYPLWQNILYSFGGSIIAEDFSESAINSLEAKEAFGFIGQWHSTIPPNPGIWWPGGSVGMHFEWLNADMQEDSLPFRMGVVAAPTGPAGHGYVDGSIEPSYPYGIPKTSANPEAAWKVLEFLLFAEEAVLAYKDSGQLAPLPFRSYLEKVGDVYTDFQQTHVLPLALQIPELRQPRFVDPLGPLATDVNRLVYTAWAELLNGQVDKLDEIKRLLDLYLAEVSPTVEAIQARIADLKTQ
- a CDS encoding LacI family transcriptional regulator, giving the protein MQPRIRDVAKLAGVSDATVSHVINNTCPVSPETRKRVEAAIKELNYRPNVVARSLRVKNTQTIGLVVPNVMNHFFGAIAVDLEKTVAKEGYSLFVCNTMSNPTHERKLLESLAGRRVDGVVMAPAVDSPDALEPLTRLNIPVVFIDRVISGTDYSHVLTNNAAVAGQVVDHLVEDGYVRIVAVVEDDLGSTIRERLQGFKSAAARYGKVEPKLFSFAKQSEAELVALCKEGPKTAVFPLNYQASIRSLRVFRQAEIRFPDDVGFFMFDESEWNEIVVPAISSVKQSAAEVAKEAARLIIRATSEQVQEKVVVPAKLFVRESCSTACMNRYRQKG
- a CDS encoding deaminase, giving the protein MKKEIKTEHAPKAIGPYSQAVQWGNLLFVSGQIPLDVNGQIVGTTIEEQTHQVLANLKAILEEAGSRVENLLEVTVFLTDMASFDAFNRTYGQWLGEGVKPARAVVEVSALPKGVLVEVMAKAYVDA
- a CDS encoding M55 family metallopeptidase, yielding MRKFMIRCDIEGASGVVSYQQSDPAGSEYAFGQKMFMDDLVALVDSLNSIGAKEIVIYDEHFYGRNIDISVLPSNVRAICGKPPYRPDWPGGLDSSFTGLILLGFHAKEGTEGALLPHTYESDIKDIRLNGLSVGEIGVEAAIAGDVGVPTVLVIADSAGAEEAEELLPGVFTVSVKEALGESGALCYSSQWVRKAIEEKVRELGLAAELPKPFVVPGPVRMEVDLYPGDFLTAMKEQYSAQMNGDTVVLEGKNVTEVWAKYWQMKLVCLERLS
- a CDS encoding extracellular solute-binding protein: MATRKAYEKVAYLIREEILSGRLSPGEQLPSERELADRFDVSRDTIRRGIAVVAEMGILERIPGRGTFVAQRDSDSGKQVTLKLAQFNSGGKIVELFARRIIPAFEAKYPAISVVLTTEASPDIVVTDDAHIRHYINTGQIISLAPWMKQLDLDEYYPEAMEPVMMESTLWAFPRAFSPVMMFYNASLLKEHNIPLPEPDWKWEDFVVLAALATDLKEGYRGFAWTVNPKRWMAFVFQNAGAMLKDPYTSNMDADEVVEAMGFYADLVHRYHIGSLPKDMTRFSANNELFLQGKSAFVANGAFSIVEYRNLGFQWGVVPLPQGKVRATCLAGEYMAISRHCPWPELAWEFIRFVAGREVQGLLAEVGYGLPPSRAVIKQLSSEHRLFLEELPFARLAWEGRTIEPWLLAINESWRAWSGKEEVRTVCERIKQAQDVLLRKNLLTQGEERPECIL